One window from the genome of uncultured Fibrobacter sp. encodes:
- a CDS encoding penicillin-binding protein activator LpoB, with amino-acid sequence MSKLFKVCLFASLALFIGCSDSGKKVTRIDTNSVTDLSGAWNDTDSRLVAEEMINDCLGRPWYDNMIQNKGGVVPTVVIGKVSNKSHEHINIETFIKDMERTLINSGRVDFVANAQERAELRNELASQAGNATADTQKQAGQEIGADLMLTGTITSIVDQEGGDQVVYYQVDLELTDIQSHRKVWIGDKKIKKFISKNGVKL; translated from the coding sequence ATGTCCAAATTGTTCAAAGTCTGCCTGTTCGCATCTCTCGCCCTCTTTATCGGCTGTAGCGACAGCGGCAAGAAGGTCACCCGTATCGACACGAACTCCGTGACGGACCTCTCCGGGGCCTGGAACGACACCGACTCCCGCCTCGTCGCCGAGGAAATGATCAACGACTGCCTGGGCCGTCCCTGGTACGACAACATGATCCAAAACAAGGGCGGTGTAGTCCCGACTGTCGTCATCGGCAAGGTCTCGAACAAGAGCCACGAGCACATCAACATCGAAACCTTCATCAAGGACATGGAACGCACGCTCATCAATTCCGGCCGTGTTGACTTCGTCGCTAACGCTCAGGAACGTGCCGAACTCCGCAACGAACTTGCCAGCCAGGCCGGCAACGCCACGGCCGATACCCAAAAGCAGGCCGGCCAGGAAATCGGCGCCGACCTCATGCTCACGGGCACCATCACCTCCATCGTCGACCAGGAAGGCGGCGATCAGGTGGTGTACTACCAGGTTGACCTCGAACTCACCGACATCCAGAGCCACCGCAAGGTCTGGATCGGCGACAAGAAGATCAAGAAGTTCATCTCCAAGAACGGCGTGAAGCTGTAA
- a CDS encoding PEGA domain-containing protein: MKKLYIFALMVAFLVTAAVADEDPPPRGKAATITIITNPPNSEVYLGGELLGNSPIENRAVKSGRQTLVVIDQGYELVNQRVNVWPGNDKRNTFDYGTKIPKGHIKVTTKPGKCLIFVDGENSDKTDGAPLTIHNLDAGDHVVRAECSNRKSAETLVTVKGEETIEIELDATAGGKKKK, from the coding sequence ATGAAGAAACTGTACATTTTTGCCCTTATGGTGGCTTTCCTTGTAACCGCAGCCGTCGCCGACGAAGATCCACCTCCTCGTGGCAAGGCCGCTACCATCACCATCATCACCAACCCGCCTAACAGCGAAGTTTACTTGGGTGGCGAACTCCTGGGCAACAGCCCCATCGAGAACCGCGCCGTCAAGTCGGGCCGCCAGACTCTCGTCGTGATTGACCAGGGTTACGAGCTCGTGAACCAGCGCGTGAACGTTTGGCCGGGCAACGACAAGCGCAACACCTTCGACTATGGTACCAAGATTCCTAAGGGCCATATCAAGGTGACGACCAAGCCGGGCAAGTGCCTCATCTTCGTCGACGGTGAAAACTCCGACAAGACCGATGGTGCTCCGCTTACCATCCACAACCTCGATGCCGGTGACCACGTGGTCCGCGCAGAATGCAGCAACCGCAAGTCTGCCGAAACCCTCGTGACCGTCAAGGGTGAAGAAACTATCGAAATCGAACTTGACGCCACTGCCGGCGGCAAGAAGAAGAAGTAA